The Pukyongia salina genome segment AACAGATAATAAGAGTTGTTGGCAGAAGTAGAAGGTGCATTGCAGCTCTTTCTTATAAGCTTTCGCATTTCGTCCCTAACTAATTGATCTTCATTTTTCATAGCATTGAAAATTAAGTTACACCTAAATTTACGTAGTTAATGCTATGAGGGATGTTAAGAAATTATTGTTTAATAGGAATTTAACAGCTTATTTATCAATCTGTTAAAAATTTATAAAGGGTTTTCTTACTTTACTGTTTCTTTTCCATCTGCCTTCCAGGCAGTGATGCCACCTTCCAGATCGTAGATTTCCGAGAAGCCTAATTCTTTCATGATAGCAGACGCATTGGCGCTTCTCCCACCCGAACGGCAAAAAACGTACACTGCTTTATTCTTGTCCAGAACCTTAAGTTTTTCCGTAAAATCATCGGCTCGAAAATCGAAATTAATAGCCCCGGCAATGGTGCCTTCCGCTACTTCTTCAGGGGTACGAACATCGATCAACTGAACATCACCTACTGCATTGATCCTACTGGAAAATTCTTCGGAATCTACCACCCGAACAACATCTTGTTTTTCACCAAGTTCGGCAATTTGTTCCGGCTGCGAACCCGTTGCAGGCTCTTTGCAGCTCAACATTCCGAAGGAAATAAAAATAATAAGCGCTAAATTCAAATTGATTTTCATATTACTGTGTTTTTGCACCTTGCCAATTCTCGAAACCACCCATTAGGTTGAAGGTATTCTCGAACCCTATAGAATCAAGGATCATGCAGGCTTGTTTGCTTCTACCACCTACGCGACAATAGACGAAATAATTTTTCGATTTATCCAGTTCCTGCGCTTTTTGCATAAAACTTCCGGCATCCTGGATGTTCATATGAAGCGCATTAGGGATATATCCCTCTGCGATCTCATGTGGTGTACGTACATCGATGATCACAGCGCTGTCGTCATCGGCCAGCTGCTTTTGCCATTGCTCCTGAGTGAGGTCTTGCATAAATAAATTGATTTTTGACAAAAATAGGATTTTTGAACAAATAAAAACCGGTTATCCTGTTACAGTTAACCGGTTTTAGCATATTTTTTATAAGCCTTATTGCTTCACAGAACAACCAATGGCTTTGGTTTCTTTTAGAGTCACTTCCTCCCCGTCTAGTAATTCGTAAACTGCATTGGCAAGAAACCGCTCTTTCACTGCAGACGCGGAACGAACATTGTCGTCTATGGCTCCTATGTAACGAACTACTCTACCATCATCTGTATTCTCTAATAGATACACATGTGGCGTCTTGGTAGCTCCGTACTGGGCGTACACCGTATTGGTTTTGTCATACAGGTAAGGAAAGGTAAATCCTTTCTCTTCAGCCTTTGCTTGCATAAGTTCGAAAGTGTCGTCTGGTTGAACCGCAGGGTTATTCGGGTTGATCGCAATTACTGGATAACCCTGGTCCTTGAATTCGGCATCGAGGGCGATGATCCGGTCTTCACTGGCCACAGCATAAGGACAGGTATTACAGGTGAATATAACGATAAAACCTTCGGCATCCGGATAATCGTCGTAAGACACCATGTTACCGTCAACATTTAGCAAATTGATCTCGGCAGCTGTATCACCTATAGTGAGGCCAGCATTATTGGTGGATTCTCCCGAGGAAAATCCGGCAATAGCAAGTGAAGTCATTAATACCAGACTTAACACAAAAAGGATGTTTTTTTTCTTCATGATTTATTTAAAATAGATTGAACTTCTTTTTCTAATTCTTCGAAGGTAAAAGAACGTTCGAAGAACGCTCTATTCTCTCCGTTGTATATAAGGGTTGCAGGAATGGCTCCCTGCCATTTGTCACTTACTTTGGGGATCCAGTAATTGGCATCGTCATCGTCCAGTAATACCACTTCCGATTCCAGATTATTTTTCTTTATAAAAGGTACGACAAGGGGTTCGAGCCTATCGGGAAAGTCGAGACTAACGAAGACCACTTTTACTTTTTCCTCTGCATAGGTCTTCCCCAGTTTCTCAAAATACGGCATTTCTTTCACGCACGGCTTACACCAGGTTGCCCAAAAATTTATCACGTAGGTTGTGTCGTTTTTATGCTGAAGCAAAGCTTCATCAAGGCCCGCAAAATTATAGACTTGGATACCATGTCTCCTTTCCGAAAGGATTTCGGATTTCTCGTTAATGGTTTCAACGACTTCAGCTACGGCCTCCTCCGGGGGATTTTCTGTTGTACTATTTCCGCAAGAAAGCAGGACTGTACAAAGACATGTGAAGATTATCAATTTCATGGATTAAAAATATTTATTGTCACCAAGATGAGAAAGCTATTTAACAAAACATTACGTTAAACTCTTTGGGGCTATTTTAAGCAATGATAAATTTTTGTTAACGCTTGTACAGGTTTGTAAATTTATATTACATTTGTATATACAATTATTGTAAATACATTTATGGACATCGAGCGTACTATAAAGTCAATACACAAGATGGCGATCACAACCAAATCGGTTATCAATATGATGTATACCTCAAGGTATATCGAGGATGCCGTAATGGCCATTCTAAAACCTTACGATCTAACAATTCAGCAATACAATGTTTTGCGGATATTGAGGGGACAGAAAGGAAAACCGGCAAACCTCTGCACCATACAGGAACGAATGATCGATAAAAGTAGTAACACCACACGTCTTGTAGATAAACTCATCAAGAAAGGTTGGGTAAAAAGATCGATCTGTGAAGAAAATCGGCGCAAGGTGGAAATAATCATCACGACCAAAGGCCTCGAAATATTAAAGGAACTGGATCCTCTTACTGAGGAAAACAACGAAAAGATCCTCAAAAATCTTTCAGAAGAACAATTAGTAACCCTAAACAATCTTCTGGATACACTTAGAACCACTTAACATAAATTCAATTTAAAAAACAGATTAAGAAAAATGAAAAACCTAGAAAAATCAGTATTAATCATTGCTATTGCCATTGGCTCAATGGCTTTTACAACACCCGTAAAGAAGAGTATCAATCCCGAAAAAAGTTCTATCGACTGGAAGGGTGAAAAAGTATTAGGAACCCATACCGGTACTATATCACTTCAGGAAGGCCATCTGGAAATGGATGCCAACGGGATCACAGGTGGTAAATTTATCGTAGATATGAATACCATTACCGTAACAGACCTTGAAGGAGGATCTAAAGGGAAACTTGAAGGTCACTTGAAGAGTGACGATTTTTTCGGTGTAAAGAATTACCCAACAGCATCCCTGGTAATCAATTCTGCTAAAAAAACAGATTACGGATACGACGTATCTGCAAATATTACCATTAAAGGTATTACCGAACCAATTTCCTTTGTCTTAAGCGAACATGAGGATGGTACCATGACCACGAAACTGGTTATAGACCGCACCAAATTTGATGTTCGTTACGGTAGTGGTAGTTTTTTCGATAACCTTGGTGATAAAACTATCTCAGACGACTTCAAACTAGACGTGAAACTCGCGTTCTAATTGAAAATTGCTATGAAAAGAGAAGCCTGCTTAACCGCAGGCTTTTTTTATACTATGTTTACTGGTCCAATGGCTTGACCAAGCAGATCCTCACTTCGCACCTCCAGCCACTTTTCCATGATATTTGCATAGATGCTCCTAAAATCGATCTCATGCACAAGATCGCCATTCTTGTCGAGTTTGGTAAGATCGGGGGCTGCATTGAACAGGCCCGGTCTCTTTAGCTGCTTCCCAATAACAAATACATTGTTTGCCGCTCCATGATCCGTACCATTAGCTGCATTTTGTGCAACCCTTCTACCAAACTCCGAAAATGTAAGGATCAAGGTATCATTAAATGTGTTGTTAGCCTTCAAATCGGCCACCAGGGTACTTACCCCTTCAGCATAGTCCTTCAAAAGCGCATCCTGTTTTCTGGCCTGATTGGCGTGTGTATCGAATCCCGCTAAAGAAGCATAATACACTTTGGTATCCAACCGACTGTTAATAAATTCGGCCAGGGTTTTCATCTGCTTGCCAAAAGGCGACTTTCCATAATCGAAATTGGACCTCGTAACCTTACTCTTCTCATAGATATAACTCGCCGATTGCTTGGCGTCGATCATAGTTTGATACAGATACCCCATATTATGTTCGCTCAAGTGCTGGTCTGTATTATACTGCAATACCTGCTCGAAATACGGATCGGAGGTAATTTTATGTAACATGGAGGCGTCACGAGCCACGACCCCATTCTTTGATTCCCCTTGCATAATAAGTGATAGAGAATTTCCTATCTCGATCGCATTATAGGGTTCGCTTCCATAGTTATCCAGATATCGGCCAACCCATCCGTGGTTAAGGAACTTATCCGAATCACTTGCGGTGTGCCAGATATCGGTGGATCGAAAATGTGAACGATTTGGGTTTGGATATCCCACGTTGTTGATAACACTCAGCTCTCCGGCATCGAAAAGCTTCTTTAAAGGAGCAAGATTTTTATGAAAACCAAGCTCATCATTCATCGGTAACACATCCTTTCGATCTATCGCGATAGTGGGCCTTTCACGATAGTAGATATCATTTCTATAAGGTACTATTGTATTTAGTCCGTCGTTACCACCTGCCAATTGAATGATCACCAATCGTTTAAATCCCTGTGGTAACTGCAATTGTAAATCCATAGCCTTCACAAAGGCGGGAACCAGGAAAAAACTACTGGCCAAAGCCGAATTCTTTATAAAATCTCTTCTTTTCATAACAATCAGGTTAATTGAAATTCTGGTACCGACATCAGCTGTAAACTTTTCTCCTGCTTCGAAAAACGGGATCCCTTAAGGATCAGGTCCAATGTTCCCTTCTCCAGTTCAGGCGCACAAATCGCCATGGGTAACTCTTCTTCCCGAAGATTCCCGTATTCCTTATCGAACGCCTTCCAATCCTTTGAGATATTAAATCGATCTCCAAAAGACCGTCCTTCCATAAAAGCATATCCTAAACTGTTTGAAGGAATCAAGCCGTTCCCCAGGAAAATAGAGGGCAATTTCATTCGTACCATGAGAGTATTGGTATTGATCCAATGACGACCACCCGGCCAACCCGCAACATTGGGAGGTTCCAATAGCGCCTGGCCCATTAATCGTTGCACGAACAGTTGCTGCCTGGGCTGCTGGAAACTGAAAGGCACCACCTTGTATATAGAGGAAAGCAGGTCGACCGGGGATTTTATCTTAGTACCCACATTTTCTTCGGCATAGAACCAATCTGCCGTAAACACGTAGCGCATCACCTCCTTAATATCGTAAGCTTTGTAGAACACATCGGCCATCTCATTCACATGGCTGCCATTCACAGTTGTATTTACAAAATAACTGTAGAGTTTACTACAAACAAATTGAGCACATTCCTTTTTCTCACAGATAATATTAATAATATCATCCCCGTCCAGATAGGCATTCCATCCCATAAATTGCTTCTCGCCAAAATCGTGTTGTCTCATATTGAGAAAGAACGAACCGTCCATTCGGGAACTGTAACCGGTAAATGCCCTAGCTGCTTCTTTAATGTCCTCTTCACTGTAATTTCCCGTTCCCAAGGTGAACAGCTCCATTAGCTCCCGAGCGAAATTCTCGTTTGGCTGATTTTTAAAATTGCTGTTCGTATTGAGATATTTCATCATGGAAGGGGCTTTTGCAACTTCCTTGGTGAAATCCTTAAAATTCCCCAGCGCGTTTTTCCTAAGTATGTTATAATACTGTATCGCATAGTAGATCACCTGGTCGCGACACACAAAATGATTTGCCCAGAAAAGGGTCATCCGTTCATTCAAGGCTTCAGAAGAACTACAGAGTTTCTTGAACCAGGCGGAATTATAATCTATATGTTTGGGTGCATTCTCGCGAATGATCTTTTCTAATTGTCGTAATCTTCCCTGCATCCCGTCTTCAAAGAATTCATCGAAATCGGATAGATCGATCGTAAGGGGAGTGATTTCTTCCGAATCTCTGAACAGCCTGTCCACAACCTCTTCGGAAGATAGGGAAACGAGTTTTTTTGCTTCTGAAGGGCTTATCCCAAACGCAGCACGCCGATATAAATGATATATATTTCGTAACTCCATACAGTTATATGACTAAAAATTATGCCAAATGTTTATTTCACTAAATTGTATGCTGAATTTATTTGTCCAATCCAATTCAATTTCTATCTTTGAATTTCAGATGAAAAAATCGAATACAAATAACTGGTGGTGGAAAAACTTACGTCCGATGTCGTGAGAAAAGCACTATGGTTATAACATATAGCAAGGCTTGTCAATCACGACAAGCCTTTTTTATTTCAGAAAAAATGAAATATAAACTAAAAACATACTCACAAAGGTTGCTGGCCGATACCTTAACTCCGGTTTCGGTATACCTGCGTCTTCGTGATAAATATCCACACAGCCTGTTGCTGGAAAGTAGCGACTATCGCGCAAACGATAATACGTTCAGTTTTATATGCTGTAACCCTCTTGCGTCGATCACGGTTGAGAATGAAAAAGTAACTCAACGGTTCCCGGACGGGAAACAACTGCAAACAGAAATAACTCCTGAATCGGATATACCACAGCTACTACAGGACTTTGCAGCCGTCTTCGAAATCGAGTTGGAAAATCGATTTAAATTCGCCAATAACGGACTTTTTGGATACATAGCGTACGATGCCGTTCGATATTTTGAAGATATCGACATAGCCAAAAGAAACTCACAATTACAAATACCAGACATCCATTATGCGGTTTATCAAAACGTGATCGCCATCAATCATTTCAATAACGAGGCACATATTTTTTCTCATTGTTATGACCAGGAAAATAATATCCCGGAAATCACCCAATTCCTGCGCTCAAAACAGTTCGCCGAATATCCTTTTAAGAGGTCCGGACTTCCATCCACAAATTTGCAGGATGAAGAATTCAAAGAACTGGTAACCCGTTGCAAAGCACATTGTGCTCGTGGAGATGTTTTCCAGATCGTGCCTTCCAAACGTTTTTCGCAGGAATTTACCGGCGACGATTTTAACGTGTACAGGGCACTAAGAAGTGTAAATCCTTCTCCTTATCTTTTTTATTTCGACTATGGTAATTTTAAGATCTTCGGAAGTTCTCCGGAAGCCCAACTAGTTGTGCAAAATGGCATTGCCGAAATTCATCCTATAGCTGGGACTTTTAAACGTACCGGGAACGACGAGCAAGATGCGCAACTGGCAAGGGAACTTTCAGAAGATGAAAAAGAGAATAGTGAACACGTAATGCTGGTAGACCTGGCACGTAACGACCTTAGCCGGCATGGGAGTGATGTAACTGTTGAAACCTATAGGGAGGTACAGTTCTTTTCTCATGTGATACACCTTGTGAGTAAGGTCACGGCCCGAAAACACCCTAACACAGACACCATGAGGCTTGTAGCAGACACTTTTCCGGCTGGAACATTAAGTGGAGCACCAAAACACAAAGCCATGGAATTACTCGAGAAATACGAAAATACAGACCGCGAATTTTACGGAGGGGCCATTGGATTTATGGATTTTAAAGGAAACTTTAATCACGCCATCATCATTAGGTCTTTTTTAAGCAAGAACCATAAGTTACACTACCAGGCTGGGGCTGGTATTGTTTCAGACAGCGATGAAGAAACCGAACTCCAGGAAGTATATAATAAGTTAGGTGCACTTACAAAAGCCCTCGAACTAGCCGAACAAGTTTAAGATGAAAGTATTAGTAATAGATAACTACGATAGTTTTGTGTACAACCTCGTGCATTACCTGGAGGAATTCGATGTAGAGGTAACTGTAAAACGGAACGACCAGTTTAAT includes the following:
- a CDS encoding rhodanese-like domain-containing protein, translated to MKINLNLALIIFISFGMLSCKEPATGSQPEQIAELGEKQDVVRVVDSEEFSSRINAVGDVQLIDVRTPEEVAEGTIAGAINFDFRADDFTEKLKVLDKNKAVYVFCRSGGRSANASAIMKELGFSEIYDLEGGITAWKADGKETVK
- a CDS encoding rhodanese-like domain-containing protein — translated: MQDLTQEQWQKQLADDDSAVIIDVRTPHEIAEGYIPNALHMNIQDAGSFMQKAQELDKSKNYFVYCRVGGRSKQACMILDSIGFENTFNLMGGFENWQGAKTQ
- a CDS encoding thioredoxin family protein — its product is MKKKNILFVLSLVLMTSLAIAGFSSGESTNNAGLTIGDTAAEINLLNVDGNMVSYDDYPDAEGFIVIFTCNTCPYAVASEDRIIALDAEFKDQGYPVIAINPNNPAVQPDDTFELMQAKAEEKGFTFPYLYDKTNTVYAQYGATKTPHVYLLENTDDGRVVRYIGAIDDNVRSASAVKERFLANAVYELLDGEEVTLKETKAIGCSVKQ
- a CDS encoding TlpA family protein disulfide reductase; translation: MKLIIFTCLCTVLLSCGNSTTENPPEEAVAEVVETINEKSEILSERRHGIQVYNFAGLDEALLQHKNDTTYVINFWATWCKPCVKEMPYFEKLGKTYAEEKVKVVFVSLDFPDRLEPLVVPFIKKNNLESEVVLLDDDDANYWIPKVSDKWQGAIPATLIYNGENRAFFERSFTFEELEKEVQSILNKS
- a CDS encoding MarR family winged helix-turn-helix transcriptional regulator, whose translation is MAITTKSVINMMYTSRYIEDAVMAILKPYDLTIQQYNVLRILRGQKGKPANLCTIQERMIDKSSNTTRLVDKLIKKGWVKRSICEENRRKVEIIITTKGLEILKELDPLTEENNEKILKNLSEEQLVTLNNLLDTLRTT
- a CDS encoding YceI family protein; the protein is MKNLEKSVLIIAIAIGSMAFTTPVKKSINPEKSSIDWKGEKVLGTHTGTISLQEGHLEMDANGITGGKFIVDMNTITVTDLEGGSKGKLEGHLKSDDFFGVKNYPTASLVINSAKKTDYGYDVSANITIKGITEPISFVLSEHEDGTMTTKLVIDRTKFDVRYGSGSFFDNLGDKTISDDFKLDVKLAF
- a CDS encoding DUF1501 domain-containing protein, translated to MKRRDFIKNSALASSFFLVPAFVKAMDLQLQLPQGFKRLVIIQLAGGNDGLNTIVPYRNDIYYRERPTIAIDRKDVLPMNDELGFHKNLAPLKKLFDAGELSVINNVGYPNPNRSHFRSTDIWHTASDSDKFLNHGWVGRYLDNYGSEPYNAIEIGNSLSLIMQGESKNGVVARDASMLHKITSDPYFEQVLQYNTDQHLSEHNMGYLYQTMIDAKQSASYIYEKSKVTRSNFDYGKSPFGKQMKTLAEFINSRLDTKVYYASLAGFDTHANQARKQDALLKDYAEGVSTLVADLKANNTFNDTLILTFSEFGRRVAQNAANGTDHGAANNVFVIGKQLKRPGLFNAAPDLTKLDKNGDLVHEIDFRSIYANIMEKWLEVRSEDLLGQAIGPVNIV
- a CDS encoding DUF1800 domain-containing protein; this translates as MELRNIYHLYRRAAFGISPSEAKKLVSLSSEEVVDRLFRDSEEITPLTIDLSDFDEFFEDGMQGRLRQLEKIIRENAPKHIDYNSAWFKKLCSSSEALNERMTLFWANHFVCRDQVIYYAIQYYNILRKNALGNFKDFTKEVAKAPSMMKYLNTNSNFKNQPNENFARELMELFTLGTGNYSEEDIKEAARAFTGYSSRMDGSFFLNMRQHDFGEKQFMGWNAYLDGDDIINIICEKKECAQFVCSKLYSYFVNTTVNGSHVNEMADVFYKAYDIKEVMRYVFTADWFYAEENVGTKIKSPVDLLSSIYKVVPFSFQQPRQQLFVQRLMGQALLEPPNVAGWPGGRHWINTNTLMVRMKLPSIFLGNGLIPSNSLGYAFMEGRSFGDRFNISKDWKAFDKEYGNLREEELPMAICAPELEKGTLDLILKGSRFSKQEKSLQLMSVPEFQLT
- a CDS encoding anthranilate synthase component I family protein, translating into MKYKLKTYSQRLLADTLTPVSVYLRLRDKYPHSLLLESSDYRANDNTFSFICCNPLASITVENEKVTQRFPDGKQLQTEITPESDIPQLLQDFAAVFEIELENRFKFANNGLFGYIAYDAVRYFEDIDIAKRNSQLQIPDIHYAVYQNVIAINHFNNEAHIFSHCYDQENNIPEITQFLRSKQFAEYPFKRSGLPSTNLQDEEFKELVTRCKAHCARGDVFQIVPSKRFSQEFTGDDFNVYRALRSVNPSPYLFYFDYGNFKIFGSSPEAQLVVQNGIAEIHPIAGTFKRTGNDEQDAQLARELSEDEKENSEHVMLVDLARNDLSRHGSDVTVETYREVQFFSHVIHLVSKVTARKHPNTDTMRLVADTFPAGTLSGAPKHKAMELLEKYENTDREFYGGAIGFMDFKGNFNHAIIIRSFLSKNHKLHYQAGAGIVSDSDEETELQEVYNKLGALTKALELAEQV